A window of Nicotiana sylvestris chromosome 8, ASM39365v2, whole genome shotgun sequence genomic DNA:
TGATCAATTAGGATGTTCCTAACTTATATGTGTTCCTCACTCAAAGGAAGGAGGCCTTGGATTAGGGTTCTGAAAGGGGGGAAATTTGAAATCCAACTATTATCCCACAACCTAACTCTACTGCCATCACCTATATTCCATGCCAAACCTTTGTTACAAACATTCCACCCATTTACTATGTTTTTCCAAATAAAGGAGGCATTTTTTAGAGAATATCTATTCAAATATTGGTTAGTGAGGGTCCTAGCCCAAGGGGCAGTAGTATTGTTATAAAGGCGCTAAGTGAGATTTGCAAGAATGACTTAGTTTTTAACATTTGCTTTGACTAATCCAATACCCCCTAGCCCCTTAGGAGTGGTAACTGTATCCCAACTAATTAAGTGGAGACGCTTTTTTCGGATGTAGAGCCTCAAAGGAAGTTGCGTTGAATACGATCAACAAATTTGAGGGTTTTTTTGGAAGGAGGAAATATTGCATCACATGAGAAGGGATGTTGCTCAGAGTAAATTGAATCAGAGTTGCTCTTCCAGCTAGATTAAGGCATTTTAGTTTCCAGTTGGCGAGTTTAGATCTCATGTTATCCAAGATGTAAAGGAAATCAGTGTGCTTAGGAGAATTGGTAATAATAGGGAAACCTAGGTACCTACCAAAATGTTTACTTGTAGAAACATTAAGAGATTTGGAAATGTTTTCCTGAAGGGATTGCAGGCAATTTGTGGAAAAGATAATTTTAGACTTTTTGTAATTGATTTTTTGTCCAGAAAGTTTACAAAAGAGGGATAGGGTATTAGCAATGGCTTCACAAGATTTGTTATTGGCTTTGGCCATTAACGTAAGATCGTCCGCGAAAAATACATGAGATAGATCCGGTCCTTTAGGACTAAGCTTGATGGGGTCCCACAATGCACAATCAACTTGGTGATTTATAAAAAGAGAAAGCATCTCAATATAAAGAACAAAGATATAGGGTGAAAGGGGGTCTCCTTGGAGAATACCCCTAGTAGGCTTGAAATAATTAGTACGAGAGTCATTGACGAGTATGGCAATATTACTAGTAGTAATACAATTCATTATGAGCTTAGTTATTTTATGGGGAAATCTGAAGTAAACAAGAGTTCTATAAATGAAGGACCACTCAAGGTAATCGAAGAATTTTTCTAAGTCTAGCTTGATAATCATGTTAGGCTTAGAACCCTTAACCTTGTTGAATTTGTTAATAACCTCTTGGATGATGATACTGTTATCACAAGCCCTTCTATTTTTAATAAAACTATATTGAAAAGATCTAATGATTTAGGGAAGGAGGGGTTTTATTCTATTAGCAACAATTTTAGTGACAACTTTATAAATCGTATTGCAAAGGCCTATTGGTCGAAAATTTTGGAGGAGGTCAGCATTAGGCACTTTAGGAATTAAGCAAAGATGGGTATAGTTAAGGTTTTCAGGAATAatttgcatatgaaaaatatttttaacatAAGTAGTGACAGAATCACCAATCACTGGCCAaaatttttgataaaaaatggGGTGAATGCCATCCGGACCAGGGGCTTTCATTGGTTTAAAAGAAAAGATGGCATTTGATATCTCTTGGTTAGTGACAGGCGTATCTAGAAAATCAAGGCTCAAATTATCAAAGCTTTTTGGGGAATTAATAATATCCATCCTATCCGAGGTGGAGAGAGAAGTGGTGAAGATATTACTAAAATATTATAAAGTGTGATTATTAATATCGGAGGGGTCATCAATCCAGTTGCCCTCATCGTTTTTGAAgtgagaaattttattgaattttctaCGGATAAAGGTGGAGATGTGAATTTTTTTGTGTTAGCCTCTCCATTATTAAGCCAGTTAATTCTAGatctaagtttccaaaaatcctCTTCTAACCTAAGGACATCATTATACTCGTTAACAAGCTGATTTTCCAGGTTGAGGAGAAAAGAGCTGTTGGGTAATTAGTGGAAGTTTGAATACCTTTGATTCTAGCTAGTAAAGTtctctttcttttaaaaatattacCAAAAGTCTCCTTATTCCACTTCATGGCTTTATATTGGAAGAAGGGAAGGGCCTCCTCAAAAGACCTATTATTCCAACAGTCTTTGACAGGTTGAGAAAATTGGGGATAATAACACCACATACTCTCAAGCCAGAAATTCCTGGCTTTAGGATAGCTAAAGTTTGGGTTGAGCTTTATTAATAACGGGTTATGATCACTATAAGTCCTTGGCAAGTGATCCACTATAGCATTAGGGTATTGGTTAAACCAACCCTCATTTATGAAGCACCTATCGAGTCACTCCATAATgagcccttttttctttttcctatagtTCGTCCATGTATATTTTGGACCCTTAAAGCCAAGGTCAAAAAGTTCGCAATAATTAACCAAATTCCAAAGCTTGGTAGTTTTTCTAAAATTAATAGAACGACCTCCCCATTTTTCCTAAGAAGAAAAAACATCATTGAAATCGCCTGTTACTAGCCAAGGGAGTTTATAACTATTATAAATAGTGGTAAGGTTATGCCACATTTTTTACATTTATAACTATTTGTACTAGCGTAAACAGTACTTAAAAGCCAGGGGTTATGATCAGGGAGTACCTTGATCATTGCATGCAGTTCTTGATCATCCCTAACCACTTCTTCTATTGTTATCATGTTGTGCATCCACATGATGGCAATCCCACCTAATCGACCATCTGATGGAATTTCCACCATCTCAGAAAAGTTGAAGTCGTGTTGGATAGAAACATGATCCTGCATGCATGTTTCTAAGAGAGCTACTAGGCAAGGTCTATGAGTATTGATGATATCTCTGAAGTTCATGCGAAAATTAGCATTATTCGCCCCTCTCACGTTCCAGACTATGAAGTTAATTGGGCGTGTCATTTGGAGAAATTGTCTGTTGTGGTTCCCCTAAGTTTCCTCCAACCGTAAAGATGGGCCTTCCCTCAGTGAGGGATTGATCACCACTGCGTATTTTCCTGCTGCAGGGTTTAGGGGAGGTCGGATGTCCATCGAGCATTTGAACAATGCTGATGGGCAGCTGATGATAAATTTCTTGTCTTGCCTCTCCTTGTAGAATAGTATTGCTATTTCTCTGAGGCTTTTGAACTCTATTCGAGATTCCCTTAAAGGTCTTGCTGCTGCCTCCCCTTGCTCTGACATTGGATTGCCCAGGTTTTGTGCGTTGAGAGGTGGTTGGACATCCATTGGAGCATGGTTGTCCTGGTTCTGTGGTATCACAGGGTTTATTACCTGTTGAACCTGGTCCGCGGCTTGCCAGGCTAGGAAGATTGGGTTCACTTGATTCTGTGGAGGGAAGAATGGTAGATTTTGGAGAGGCTGGATCCCATATGTTGGGTTGAAGTGAGCTGGGAGACCCTAGTGGGCCTGCATGGCTTGGATTAATGCTGGAGGGGCATTTGGAGCTAATGGATTTAGGATGTTGGTTAACCAAGTTTGGTTGACAAAGTTGTTCATCGCCAGTTGCATTCCCTCCATGATCAGTTGGGCTAAGAAGTTGGAGTTTTGGAGGATTATAACTACTTCATGTCCCTCTATGTCCAGACTGAAAGAAGCTGCATGGCCCAGAATCCCCCTTTCCAACCAAGATTAGGGTTGATGATTCATTGGTAGTGGGGTGGAAGAGTAGATGAGAGGATTGTTGAGGGGTGGGAGTGGAGGGAGATTGTCCATTTGAGGGTGATTTGTGCGTGGTATTCTGAAGAGGTTTGTCCTGCTTTGAAGGAGGAGTGGTAGACGAGGCATTACAAGGATGTGAGGAGTGATGGAAATCTGAATAATTGAGAGGTACTTGAGTAATAGTATCGTGGTTGATAGATATGGAAGATATGGTATCCACTTGCATGGAGTCTGAAGGGATAACGTAGGGTTTTTATCATTTTGGAGAGAAGAGAGGTCGACTGCCATTTGTTGAGGAGTGGAGAGATTGGTTTGCATGGTGTTACTCACAAGAGGTTTGTCCTTAAAACCGTGGGTGGTAAGTGATTTGGAGGCATTAGGGGAAGCCAAGTGGCTGGGATGGCAATTTACTATATTATTTTTTGCCATGTGGCTAGAGCTATCATCCATGCAAACCGGATTTTGCATAGAGAATGTCAAAGAACGATTTTGTCTCTTCTGGTTTATTCTAATTTTGTTATTGGTAACGGGTTGTGTCAGAGTGTTGTCATCCACCGTGTCACGGAGGTCGAATTTATTATCAGTGCGTAATACAAAATTTTTAGAGGCAGGAGAAGGGTTTGTATTAGAAGAAGGTTTTTCTCTATATTTAAAGTTTTGCGTGTTGGTAGACTTTCCAGTATTAACATTGGAGGTTTTAGCCTTGGTACTAACGTTTTCATAATAATCGGATTTCTTAGTAGGGATTTTGGGATGAGGGTTGCCTTTACTGGGATGAGATCTTTGTTTGGAGAAGGAAACTACCTTCCATTGGTCCTCCTCGATAATGATTGGGAGTGGATCAGAGGATTCAGGAGAGATAATGTTAGTAGAGGGGGGAGGGGTCGTGCAGACATAGTTACACTTAGATTTAGTGTGTCCTAATCTACCACAACCTCTGCACAGAAAATTTTCACCTTCATAAAGTATTGGTTGTTTGTGGGAACCTATAATGATGAATGGAGGGACTGGGTAATCAAGAGGAAGCTCTACGCATAACCTAGCGTATCTACCCCTTTAAGTAGCGGATGTACAAGCATCTATTTTTAAGAGCTTGCCGATTTTGTTACCAATCCTTGCGAGAATGGTGCTATCATAAAACTCCGTAGGGAGTTGTGGTAGTCTTAACCAAACAGCTGAGATTTGTAGTTTCTCCTTAGAGGCCACGAAATTTGGGACCCATTTCTTAACAGACAAGTAGTGGCCATTGATGAACCAAGGACCTTGGTGAAGGGCTTTGGACAAATTGACTTCTTCGAAGAATTTAACTATGTAGAAATCGTTACCCAAATCAATGAGAGGGGATTGTTCTATGGGCTTCCAATGTTCAAGGAGTTTTTTCTTGAGGTACTGATGGAGAATACGCTTACCAAATAATTTGATTATAAGAGAGTATTTCCATGGCTCATAAAGCCTTTGCATCTCCTCTGAAGATAGAATAATTGCTTGGTCGTTGTTTGGAGGATCATCCTGGAAAGGAGCATTTGACGTGTTCTCATAGCAATCATTAGTGACAGGAGCAGAGGAAATCTGCTGATCATACAAAAAATTAATTGGTTCTGGGGAGATGAGTGTTTCTTTAAAGGAGGGAAATTTCTCCTTAAGTGGTGCACTAGCCTCTATTGTAGGATCTGGCGGTTTTGGAGGTATGGTTATGTCTATTAGGGAAGGGTCTATGGTGTGCAGGGACATGATTCTGAGAATGAagatgaaaaataagaagaagagaaGTTAGAGAGAAGGAGGAGCTTCTCAGGCAAATGCTAATAGTATATTTATTTTATActcaatatttttattattatctatATGTATTTAGTAAAAAAATTAGAAGAAGTGTTGAACCTTGCAGTCACTTGCCCTCGGAAATTTTTTTGTTGTATCAagaaaaaaatcctaatattttaTTGCATTAATTCTTTTGACACCTCAGACAATCTTTCCATAAACTATTTTCTTCATTGCTCCTACCAAGTCTTACTCCAGTTTAAGCCTCCAATGGAGGGCCTAATACCTAAACATATCCAACAATAAAAAACTTTTGCAATCTGATCTGCTGGCCAACAAAAGGATCAATCATAAGATCTCGTATCAGTTAGATTCTCTCTCTCTTTCCCCTCTCTCACCAATAAATAGggggaaagaaaaaaataaataaaaaagacccAACGTGTGTGTATCAATGGCTTCAAGTGGTCAAGATTTACCAGAAGGAACAGTAAAGAACGTGCTAGACCAAGATACATTAAAGTGGGTATTTGTAGGCGGAAAAGGTGGTGTTGGGAAAACAACATGCAGTTCCATATTGGGTATTTTACTTTCACAGGTCAGATCCTCAGTTCTCATCATATCCACTGACCCTGCTCACAATCTCAGTGATGCTTTTCAACAGCGGTTTACAAAGGCTCCTACCCTTGTTAATGGTTTCACCAATTTGTATGCTATGGTAATTAATTTTCTTGCATTGCCCCATGTTGTCAATTTCTTGTAGTGTGTAGGTCTTGATGTACTGTACCCATAGGCTAATGTCTGACCTACTATGATTTATCAAATTTGTAGCATTCTGAATTTAATGTTTGGATATACTGTAAGGTGTCAGGGTTTTATGACTGAAATTCTGTTCTTTAGGAAGTTGATCCAACTGTGGAGAATGAAGAGACAATTGGTTCAGATGGAATGGACGATTTTCTGTCTGATTTGGCGAATGCAATTCCTGGAATTGATGAAGCTATGAGTTTTGCTGAGATGCTCAAGTAAGTGATAATTCCTTTCTGACAGCTAAATCCCATATATGGCTTCCGCTCCCAAAAGAATAACACGGTTTATGAACTTCCTATATCAAGTGTTAACGATCTTGCTTTCATTTCTCATTGTTTGATTTCTATGCAAGAAGAATTAGCACTGAattattacaacaacaacaacaacaacaacccagtataatcccactagtgaggtctgggtagtatgtacgcataccttaccctaccctgggtagagaggctgtttccaaatagactctcggcatccttccctccaagaactccccaccttgctcttggggtgactcgaactcacaacctcttggttggaagtggaggttgcttaccataagagcaacccctcttgtcttagCACTGAATTATTAAATGAGGATAAATGAGATGGGATTTATCTATTGTATGATATGCCATGAAAAGTGGTTCTTTGGATGCTATCACTATAAACGCGGAATGAAAGAAGTTAGCTAATTTTCCATATTAATTCCAGTTATGGCATTAGATTTTAGGTTAAGCTGGAACTTAGTAACTAAACTCGAATGGTTCCTTGGACTTCTGTAGTTATTTGGCAAAAAAGCAACTTGAAAAGGAAGACAGCAGTTATTACAATTGGTAGTTGCTCATAAGTTGTTACAAATTTGAATGATCAGGTTCTATTTTCTTGGTAGTTATTACAGCATCAACTGACTTTAGAAATTCAGGAATTCGGCTAGATTATTGTACCATTTAATAAACTCAATTCGGCTGAACTTTTTAACTCTAAATTTTCAAGGGGTGAACTAGAATGTGGACTATTCTTACATATTGGTTCTCCCTTTCTTATCTGGATTACAGAGAAATAACTGGTGGTGGTAAAAAGATGTCTGTTTCAGGTACTGTTTAAGTTTTTAATGCACATTTCAGAATGAGGAAATGAGGGATCTAATGTTTCTAATTAGGGCATTAGTTATCACCTTCAATACCATGAGGTGCAAATTGTGGCTACAGATCTAATGTTTCTTTGTTTGTTCTTTTTGGGATAAGTCAAATGATTTTGTTAATAGTACGAAAAGATGGCGTTAACTTACAAGCatatcaaacttcccaaaaatctaacCAACTATTTAGGCTTGTCGATATTTCCATTTTAATCCAAAAAATACAAGAGAATAAGAGAACTTTTAACCTGCGACATAGTACTCTTGATCCCTTCGAAGACTCTCCTTTTCCTCTCTCTCCACAATACCCCCAAAAAATACAAAATGGATTTGTCATCAGTCACTTCTTTTTCCAGATTCCAATTATCTTAATTTTTAAGATATAAGCATTTTCGCAACAGAACTAGGTAACACTTCCACGACTTCAATAGATTTGATGGAATTATCCACCATTTTATACTGAATACTGCATAATCtccgcaactccgaagcaaaatCAATGCAATACTAGGTGGTTCACATCTTCTCCATATAATTTTCATAAGCAACACCATCTAAAAACGTTACATCCTTTCCTTAGATTGTATGCAATTAGAATGTTTTTCCTCCCATTACCATATAGaaaaataaatactaaaaatTTGGCTGAACAAAAGGAACCTTTTCCTGAACATTAGCCGTGTTTGTTTTTGTACAGATGCGCATATACATCTAGATAAGTAAGGATTCTTGTATAGACATTATGTGCAGTTTAGATGTTTCCTTTACAAGCTTTGAGAGCGAAACAATAGATTTTAGTGCAGAATTGAGGAAAAGGAAGGGCAAGGAAGGTAAGCAATGTTAGAAGGAATGCTGATTCCATATCAGAAAAGTAATCTCCTTTACAAGCCTTTAGAGCATAACAATAGATTTGTCATGCAGAACTAAGGAAAAGGCAGAGTAAGGTAAGCAATGATAAAAGGGATGCTGATTCCATATCAGATAGGTAAGGAAGATTTGGACCTAGCCACCTTGTTTCAACTATGAACTATGATAGAAAACTAGGGGGAAATGAAAGAAAGGGGAAGGGAAATATGCATTTTAATTTATACCAATACGCTTCTAAAATTTATGATGTGGAACACTAGTGGTTTAAATGATCCCTAAATGAGGGGGTCGTTAAACGAGCAATAAAACAGTGAAGGTCACCTGATGTTTGCTTGCAGGTGGTTCCAGGCCAGAAAAGATGAAAGGAATTACAGAACATGTGACTCgtattgtatgcaaaatttttgtGGCAGATGGTATATTTATTTTAATGGGATAAAAAGGTAATCTACTTTCTTGAGGAGATACTGACGTCACTAGGTTTATCTTGTTGTGTCAGAGTGATTGGAGAAGTTTAGAATGGGCTTTATCCGCGTAGACATGGAGTGAAGAACAGTATACAAGTTCTATAGGAGATAAATTATGAAGTAGGCAGCAACGCCGGCAACTATGGCAGTTTAATGCGTGAATGCAGGGGATTGCTATGCTACCAGATTTCTCGAAGAAAGAAGTGGTTGACAAATAGTGGAACATGTAACCAACGACTTCTTCGAGTTCATGCAAAATTGTTGCTATCATTGATTTGGCACTCCGAGGTGCAAGCTTTACTTGGAGAAAAGAATAACAACATTATGCATTGGTAAAGTTAACATCAAGCGATTGGCAAGAGATATCTTTCCATCCAGTAGGGCGGTCAAAACTTTTATCATACACTGTCGTCTTTCACTAAATAGTGGCTGAATAGATAGGGGTTATTGCCCTTTggtttaaaaaaatatttgatttcaaaaagatggtttcatggatttgatgactTGTGGGACGGGTATGCTGTCAATGGGGAACGAGCTTTAAATTGTCTTTTAAGCTAGAACTGTTGAAGAAGGATCTCAAGATTTGAAACTGGAAGGTGTATGATGGGGTGGACACTTAAAATTGCTAATCTCATGCATGAATTGAATTCCTTGAAAGGAAAGGACAACTTAGATAATCTTTTTGAAGATGAGGAACTTGTGGGAGAAGAAACAAAAGAGAAGTTCAGATGAATTGTCAGTGCTTAGGAAAAGAAATCTCATATTAAATGGCTGAAAGAGGGAGATAATAACACCAATTTCCACCAAATGGACAATTATCACATAAAGCATAATTAAGTGAAAGTTAGAAATTAATGAAATAATTTTTGGAACATGAAGATAAGTGTCATGAAGATATGACATAAATACAAGCGAGCTTTATATGAGGAAAATGAGTATTGGATACCAGCCTTAGATAGCATTGTCTTTCATAATATCATATATTAATTTAATTGACAAAGAAACCGAGGTTGAGGAGGTGGAACAAGTTTCGAACTGTGCGCCAACTAGCCCTTGGGG
This region includes:
- the LOC104222998 gene encoding uncharacterized protein is translated as MSLHTIDPSLIDITIPPKPPDPTIEASAPLKEKFPSFKETLISPEPINFLYDQQISSAPVTNDCYENTSNAPFQDDPPNNDQAIILSSEEMQRLYEPWKYSLIIKLFGKRILHQYLKKKLLEHWKPIEQSPLIDLGNDFYIVKFFEEVNLSKALHQGPWFINGHYLSVKKWVPNFVASKEKLQISAVWLRLPQLPTEFYDSTILARIGNKIGKLLKIDACTSAT